In Streptomyces asoensis, a single genomic region encodes these proteins:
- a CDS encoding ATP-binding protein, translating into MKAPPGGSQAGGDGCAGPDEHLIRAGYSLGGGVGCIADARHHAVAFLDQAEADYPVSVPAHVRDLTQLVVSELVTNACKYAPGPVLVELRISLRAVDIVVWDSDPLVPAVRAADPDRVGQHGLEIVKAVSQDLFVEQEPVGKRITARIPLS; encoded by the coding sequence ATGAAGGCGCCACCAGGGGGATCGCAGGCCGGCGGCGACGGCTGTGCCGGGCCGGACGAGCACTTGATCCGTGCCGGGTACTCGCTCGGCGGCGGCGTCGGCTGCATCGCCGACGCCCGCCACCACGCCGTCGCCTTCCTCGACCAGGCCGAGGCCGACTACCCCGTGTCGGTGCCCGCCCACGTACGGGATCTGACGCAGTTGGTGGTCAGCGAGCTGGTCACCAACGCCTGCAAGTACGCCCCCGGCCCGGTCCTCGTGGAGCTGCGCATCAGCCTGCGCGCCGTGGACATCGTCGTCTGGGACAGCGACCCGCTCGTACCGGCCGTCCGGGCCGCGGACCCGGACCGGGTCGGGCAGCACGGCCTGGAGATCGTCAAGGCCGTGAGCCAGGACCTGTTCGTCGAGCAGGAGCCGGTCGGCAAGCGCATCACGGCCCGTATCCCCCTGTCCTAG